The genomic interval TCTCTCACACTTCAGTCATtgggtaataatataacctagtcTTCTGCCCGATGATACGCTTGCTGATAAGTCTAAGTTACGTGTCGTCATTGAAAAGACGGATCGCCAATCTGGAAGAACAATCGCTTCATCGAAAACGGTCGCGTACGCACAGCGGTCGCGCTGAATCATGTCATGGCTCTTCTCCAATGGATGACAGTCTTACGACACCTCGAGATGCTATCTCGATAACCTCAAGCCGTGCGCTCGACACTGTCAACATCAATAGACATGGCACCGAAGATTCTTCTGTGAGAGCCACAATGGGGGCAATCGGCTTCTTATCACGAAATGCAATGGCCGAGCCCCGAGATAATTCCGATGATCTACCCAGGAAGTTTTCCTTAGCAGAGGTGATCTCCGGGGCCTTGGCTATTGATGGACGCGACCCATCCACAGCTATGCCGGCACCTCAAACTCCTGATATGAACAGTCGCCTCAGTTCAGAGAGCCGGGATCTAACGCTTGAGCATGTCCGGAAATTCCTGGAATGGCCAATCATTATGCCATACATCGACAAGGACATTTATCTCCGGCAATGTGAGGATGTTATGGCATGTAGAACTGACTGCCATGCTGCACAGAGCCCTCCGCCATTACATGTTTTCAATCTTCACATGGCTTGCGCTATTGGAATTTCACTCTCTCCGACTTCTACTCACCTTTCATTTCTTAACGCAAGCCTTCACTCTGCCGCCCTCGGCGAACTTCCTTCCATCTTGCGCACCGAATCGACCCTTGAGCACATACACTGCATGATCATGCTTACCATCTACTTTCTTTATAACTCCTCCGGTGGCTCTGCCTGGCATTTATTAGGTCTGGCTATGAAAACATGTATCTCGCTCGATCTGCACCGAGAGCCAGACGCGAACTCAAGCATTGGGCTACCTGAAGCTGACAGACGGCGATGGTTGTTTTGGGCCGTGTACTCCTTTGACCGGTATGCCATAATTGTGTCCGTGATCAACTTAGAATCTCCAATACTGAAGTCTGCCCTAGCATGCTCAGCCTTGTCATGGACCGCCCTTTGAGCATCCAGGATGATTACATTTCGGTACAAGTAAGTTGAAGGCACCACGTAGGCATTTAGTCCGTCGATCCAAAGTTGACATAAATGCTTCAGCTCCCAGCGGAAGACGATGGCCTATCCATTACAACGGAGGCGCCGCATCAAATATCGCAAACCATTCGCTATCTTGTACTCTACTCTCAACTGGTTTCAAGTATCCGGTCAGGAAGACGAGAGGACATTCTACTTACCTACAGTAATATCGTTCATTGGAGAGATCTACCTCCCAACGTTGATCGTCAATCGCCTTCTGCTCCGCATCTTCTGTATCTTTTTGAACAGCTATCTTGTCGGGCATTGATTCATCTTGCATCTTTGACGCCTCAAACAATCGTGCGAAATGAATTTTGGCTAGGAAACAACCAAGATCTTGAGACTGATACCATTAACACATCATATCAGTTTATCAACCGATTTTACGATCTGTTTATTAAGGGAAGTTTTGTTTGCAGCTTCATTGATGCATATGACATCTTTCAAGCTGCGGTCGCTTTTGTATGCCTCACCCGTCGAAAAAGTCAAAATGACTTTGCCGCGCGTCGACTCGCCGAAGTGACAGAAGTCATTAGCAAAGCCTCGACGCTTGTGACGATCGCCGCATCACGATTTCCTGCACTTGCAGCATTTCAACAGGTCTTACTAAGCCTTTCCACCAGGAATATGGAAACTGATGAAACAACATCTAATGTGAGACGGTTTCGAAGTTTTTCGATTCTCTGCAAATGTGGCTTGGCTAACCTTTCAAAGACCGTCTCGTGGAACCATTTCCCAGATATTATTCCACGTCAATCTCAACGACTCATTCGATTTACCTTCACGTAGAGGATTACAGGTGGCTACATGAGTAGTGTTTTAAGGCTTAGTTAAGcagaggaggggggggggggggggcaacACTGTGGGCTATACTTCTCGGAAGTATCCCTAAACCTCGTCTACTGCTGCTCCGCTAAGTCTGCATAGATGTTTGTAGTAAATCATGTATAACTATGGACAGAGTCGGATACAGCGGGATGACACATGAGCGTAGTGCACTGCACAATGATTTACTTTCTTACGCGTGATAGATACTAATCGACAAGTCAGTTCAGCCGGGGTGCCTGATGAGTAGTATGTGGTGGATAATTGTAAGAAACAGCTACGGAAGTACGCCTCAGCCTAGAAGTCAGCGCGGCGATTCCCGTCAGTGAAGTAAAATAGTTGAGCAATCGCTATCACTAGTCTAGGCACAATTCCTACCTCGAAGAACTTGGCCGGTCACAAGATCTGATGCCGACCGGACCCAGTCCGGGGAAGGCCGTCAATCATCGGACACGCTCCGGTAGTGGCAGAGACTGGACTAACCCCAGACAACCCGCAACACATCCACAATCAATTCGCGGGGAAACTGGGCTCCAATGCGGGGAATTTGAACGCTTGTTTGGCTATGAAATTGTTGTCGCAAAATGCTGTTTCTCAATTGAGCAATACCCCAAGGCCATTCTGTCGCAAGAGTACAAAAGATGTGGAATCTTCTCGTCAGATACCATTTCTGAATTCTTCTTATCGCGCACTATTCTTCTGGACCAGACAGTCTCCAACTACCATGGCAACTCCTCCTCGCTCTAAAAGCGGCTCAGTCGATGTCAAAGTCGGGATTGAGTGGGAAGAAAACGCTCCTACCCGCGACCCTCTACTGGAGCCATACGACCTCATAAGAGACAAAAGCCCGGAGGAGCTCAAAGCACTCGATAGAGCTGTTCGCAAACGTCTCGATTGGAAGTTTCTCCCAATGGTGTGTGCCATGCTTATGATGAAGTGAGTCTCGAACTCCCCCACTTGGTTCTCTTATGTTCGGTCAATGATGTACCCCTTCAGTTGTTGACTCTCTATGTTCAGTTATCTAGACCGCATCAACGTCTCGAACGCACGACTTGCCGGCATGCAAGATGACTTGCACATGTCAGATACGATGTGGTCTGCCGGTATCTCGCTTTTCTATGTGGGATACATCATTTCACAGGTTCCCGCAAATGTCATCATCGCGAAGGGAAAGCCACGAATCTTGCTTCCGTGCTGTATGCTTGGGTGGTCCATTACCACTTTATGTATGCCTGCTGTCACTGCCGGTTGGGGCTTTCTCTTGTGTCGCTTTGTAGTAGGCCTGACTGAAGGCCCTTTCGTGCCAGCGGTGTCTTTGTTGACGTCGTCTTGGTACACGAAGCATGAGTCTCCGCTCCGCATGGGTATTTGGCACGCCGGAAACACAATATCGCAGGCTATTTCTGGCCTTCTGGCTGCTGGAGTCCTCCGCAATATGAATGGCATAGCCGGACTATCAGCATGGCAGTGGTTTTTGCTTCTCGAGGGTCAGTTTTATGGATATATGGCGAGATTCTCCTTTCACTAACACAGCTGTAGGTATCGTCAGCATCATTATTGGTCTGGCAAGCTTTTGGTTCATTCCCAACTTTCCCGAGTCGACTGGGACCTATGTCCTGACTGCCGAAGAGTTGCAAATGGCTCAGTACCGGCAAACTGTGTCGGCCGGCGGTCGCACTGAAGACGATGAGGGCGACTACTGGGGTGGAGTTTGGATGGCACTCAAAGACCCATTCACATACCTTTTCTCTGCTATTCATTTCTGCCTTATAATCGCGCAGTCTTACAAAGACTTCTTTCCATCGGTCAGTCAAAACCACGTCAGCTCCCACCACAGGTCGAACTTCATTACTTACGTCAGACTTCTCTAGATCCTCGCTACTCTCGGATTCGGCGCTACCGAGACGTACCTCATTCAAGCCCCACCTCCGATTATTGCTTTTCTCGTAACTTTGGCAGTTTCCTGGTCGTCCGGTCGAATGCTTGAACATGGCTACCATATTATCGTGCCGATGCTGTTTACACTGGCTGGGTGCGTTGTGATGATCACAACACTCAACGTTGGTGCCAGATATTTCTCGATGATTTTGCTGGTCACCGGACCATTCCTCGGCCTCAATGTACGTTCATGGgatttctttctttctcgaAGAATCTCCATTATTGACTGGAACAGCTGCAAATTTCTTGGGAGACAACTGTCGTACCTCGACCACGAACGAAAAGAGCCGCTCTCATTGTAATTGCCAACAGTGTATCTTCTGTCTCTCACTgtgttagtatccttattatagggtagttagttcgaaccgtagttaacgaagagattaattagattatataaatatttacgtagtaagtataaaaaggaggttctaactataggttaggctagctacgataatcgtaaatagggcccctaattagcccctacgtaatcggctatataccgcggtcgaattaaacttctaatctaatactaactttctcttttttttattaatttaactactacggttagaggtataatttaaccttaggcccgtttattaagt from Colletotrichum lupini chromosome 2, complete sequence carries:
- a CDS encoding major facilitator superfamily transporter; protein product: MATPPRSKSGSVDVKVGIEWEENAPTRDPLLEPYDLIRDKSPEELKALDRAVRKRLDWKFLPMVCAMLMMNYLDRINVSNARLAGMQDDLHMSDTMWSAGISLFYVGYIISQVPANVIIAKGKPRILLPCCMLGWSITTLCMPAVTAGWGFLLCRFVVGLTEGPFVPAVSLLTSSWYTKHESPLRMGIWHAGNTISQAISGLLAAGVLRNMNGIAGLSAWQWFLLLEGIVSIIIGLASFWFIPNFPESTGTYVLTAEELQMAQYRQTVSAGGRTEDDEGDYWGGVWMALKDPFTYLFSAIHFCLIIAQSYKDFFPSVSQNHVSSHHRSNFITYVRLL
- a CDS encoding major facilitator superfamily transporter, coding for MLEHGYHIIVPMLFTLAGCVVMITTLNVGARYFSMILLVTGPFLGLNVRSWDFFLSRRISIIDWNSCKFLGRQLSYLDHERKEPLSL